One segment of Candidatus Nanopelagicales bacterium DNA contains the following:
- a CDS encoding esterase-like activity of phytase family protein: MRARIAILGLSAAALTVAAVPAFAATTGVSIYTFPSEGLAAASNAALPGSVKNDSGIQLGGFGSDLFRSPGSKGEYWVVTDRGPNNDTVMADGNAGLGFPVPDFSPLIMKIKVAGGSATIAEKIAIQTIKGVGVTGLPNVPGYDQVPTTPAGAPINYNVNGLDTEGVVRTKNGDFWLVDEYGPSLIQTDADGVVKNRFVPKGWKGTGAGYPVTDSLPAVLLTRKGNRGFEALAMSPDEKYLFIGLQSPLLNPDKKTGDASLQTRILRMDLATKVIDAEWVYKFEAPEAVDPTTTKPADLKLSAMVALTNNIMLVQERTDNSFIVSQVALNPAQSILGSTFDTSNAPTLESLKPTDSAVTSMLPFKNVIFRSTSVPEMPKKVEGMAVENANTLAFVNDNDFAFIYDTKLKAIVPTGAPTQFLYVTLAQNLPTTPDAEVKALAKSANSAKVTAAAKAKSKVSAKAPAKAAIKK, from the coding sequence GTGCGTGCACGCATTGCAATCTTGGGCTTGAGCGCTGCAGCCCTCACCGTCGCGGCGGTCCCGGCTTTCGCCGCTACCACTGGCGTGAGTATTTATACCTTCCCATCAGAAGGACTTGCTGCAGCATCAAATGCGGCTCTGCCAGGTTCGGTGAAAAATGACTCAGGAATTCAGTTAGGTGGATTCGGCTCAGATCTGTTTCGCAGTCCAGGCAGCAAAGGCGAGTACTGGGTGGTCACCGACCGCGGGCCAAACAACGACACGGTGATGGCTGACGGCAATGCAGGCCTTGGTTTTCCTGTTCCTGACTTCTCACCACTGATCATGAAGATCAAGGTTGCGGGTGGTTCAGCGACCATCGCTGAAAAGATTGCAATTCAGACGATCAAGGGTGTTGGCGTCACTGGCCTGCCAAACGTTCCTGGCTACGACCAGGTACCAACGACGCCAGCAGGCGCTCCAATCAACTACAACGTCAATGGTTTGGACACTGAAGGCGTAGTGCGTACCAAGAATGGTGACTTCTGGTTGGTGGATGAGTACGGCCCATCGCTGATTCAGACTGATGCTGACGGCGTCGTTAAAAACCGTTTCGTTCCAAAGGGCTGGAAGGGGACAGGCGCTGGCTACCCAGTTACCGATTCCTTGCCTGCAGTGTTGTTGACCCGCAAGGGCAATCGTGGATTCGAAGCACTGGCAATGTCACCAGATGAGAAGTACTTGTTCATCGGGCTTCAAAGCCCACTGCTGAACCCAGATAAGAAGACAGGCGATGCTTCCTTGCAGACCCGAATCTTGCGGATGGACCTCGCGACCAAGGTCATTGATGCTGAATGGGTCTATAAGTTTGAGGCTCCAGAGGCTGTTGACCCAACCACAACCAAGCCTGCTGATTTGAAACTTTCAGCAATGGTGGCATTGACCAACAACATCATGTTGGTGCAAGAGCGCACGGACAACTCCTTCATTGTTTCTCAGGTTGCCTTGAACCCAGCTCAATCAATCCTCGGCAGTACTTTTGACACGTCAAATGCCCCAACCTTGGAATCCCTCAAGCCAACAGATTCAGCGGTGACTTCGATGTTGCCATTCAAGAACGTGATCTTCCGCAGCACGTCGGTACCTGAAATGCCAAAGAAGGTCGAAGGCATGGCCGTTGAGAATGCAAACACCTTGGCGTTCGTCAACGACAACGACTTCGCCTTCATCTATGACACCAAGCTCAAGGCCATCGTGCCGACAGGTGCACCAACGCAGTTCCTCTACGTGACCTTGGCACAAAATCTGCCAACCACACCGGATGCTGAAGTCAAGGCACTTGCAAAGAGCGCTAACTCGGCGAAGGTGACAGCCGCTGCAAAGGCGAAGTCAAAGGTGTCAGCAAAAGCACCTGCAAAGGCCGCAATCAAGAAGTAG
- a CDS encoding heme-binding protein — MTEQQKYEVVEVSGNVELRRYERCTVADVVMTGSADRVGNKAFGSLVRYISAKQISMTAPVLQAASSETDAWVVSFVLPGRKGIGDYPLPDDAQITLREIPSHLALAARWSGRWTYSSVMEHEAELRRLLAGAGAGAGAGAGAGADSQVGNFSGYEAVGPAVWARYDPPWKPWFLRRNEVLLEVQLRS; from the coding sequence ATGACTGAGCAGCAAAAGTACGAAGTAGTTGAGGTTTCCGGCAATGTTGAATTGCGCAGATATGAGCGTTGCACAGTCGCCGATGTTGTGATGACAGGTTCCGCCGATCGGGTAGGAAACAAAGCCTTTGGGTCACTTGTTCGATATATCTCGGCCAAGCAAATCTCGATGACTGCACCTGTGCTGCAAGCCGCGTCTTCTGAAACTGATGCGTGGGTAGTGAGTTTCGTGTTGCCTGGCAGAAAAGGGATCGGTGACTATCCGCTGCCTGATGATGCACAAATAACCTTGCGCGAAATTCCTTCGCATCTTGCGCTTGCAGCTCGCTGGTCTGGTCGATGGACATATTCGAGTGTGATGGAACATGAAGCTGAGTTGCGTAGGCTTCTTGCTGGTGCTGGTGCTGGTGCTGGTGCTGGTGCTGGTGCTGGCGCTGATTCGCAGGTCGGCAACTTTTCTGGATACGAAGCCGTCGGCCCTGCAGTGTGGGCGCGGTATGACCCGCCTTGGAAGCCGTGGTTTCTTCGTCGCAATGAAGTCTTGCTCGAAGTTCAGCTGCGCTCGTAA